Proteins encoded by one window of Xenopus tropicalis strain Nigerian chromosome 6, UCB_Xtro_10.0, whole genome shotgun sequence:
- the LOC105945406 gene encoding gastrula zinc finger protein XlCGF57.1-like translates to MRGDRPPSSMEPQMEPRLAVKVENEESECEDCLSSIKRETDPPPADGFREKEMEILQIKEEEPDSDYYQSPMERRAVPLADGVSEIKCEDEGSDAKDHITAIKCETESVPAAGAELEVLQIKIKEEEPDPEDHQTPMESSAAPLTDGESCINDGNCWDPDPPRCLIRHERRLLTETSNHFDSLDAAKEPLSGAGVLPGAALTDGTRYEDCSASADTSGFICEKCGRCFSGNSDPLAHLCADCPENFTDPHKNEEVQGVRFPCSECGKHYNNKCSLKTHQLLHTGVKPFTCKDCHKTFSLRKDLNRHQKIHTGEKPFTCTECGKGFYLRGNLNIHYKIHTGEKPYACTECGKSFSEKSKLRKHQKIHTGEKPFTCTECGKSYSEKSKLLNHHKTHTGENLFNCTECGGTFLTKNSLVQHQMIHTGEKPFTCTECGKGFSTKNSLTSHERIHTGEKPFTCSECGKCFSRKCNLNVHERIHRKEEGKERKRKSFPCTECGKTFAVKNNLKKHQQIHSLQRTIERKRNIIAQQHIGHVGHVGQEQQGLAPVTLCCSAIGASQLSESKLITVLFLPQTS, encoded by the exons ATGAGAGGAGACCGACCCCCTTCCAGCATGGAGCCAC AGATGGAGCCAAGGTTGGCAGTGAAAGTGGAGAATGAGGAGTCGGAATGTGAGGATTGTCTGAGCTCTATAAAACGTGAAACGGATCCCCCTCCTGCTGATG GTTTCAGAGAGAAGGAAATggaaatattacagataaaggAGGAAGAACCAGACTCTGATTATTATCAGAGCCCAATGGAAAGGAGAGCAGTTCCGCTTGCTGATGGGG tcTCTGAAATTAAATGTGAGGATGAAGGCTCAGACGCAAAGGATCACATCACTGCCATAAAGTGTGAAACTGAGTCAGTCCCTGCAGCGG GGGCAGAGCTGGAAGTATTACAGATAAAGATAAAGGAGGAAGAACCGGACCCTGAGGACCATCAGAccccaatggaaagctcagccgcaccacttactgatgggg AGAGTTGTATAAATGATGGAAACTGTTGGGACCCCGACCCCCCCAGATGTTTGATAAGGCACGAGAGGCGGTTATTGACAGAAACCAGCAATCATTTTGATTCATTGGATGCAGCCAAGGAGCCATTATCGGGGGCTGGAGTATTGCCGGGGGCAGCACTGACTGACGGCACTAGATATGAGGATTGCTCAGCAAGCGCCGACACATCTGGTTTTATCTGTGAAAAATGTGGGAGGTGCTTCTCCGGGAATAGCGACCCTCTCGCCCACCTCTGCGCCGACTGTCCTGAGAATTTCACGGATCCGCACAAAAATGAGGAGGTGCAGGGGGTTCGGTTTCCGTGCAGCGAGTGTGGGAAGCACTACAACAATAAATGCAGCCTAAAAACGCATCAGTTGCTGCACACAGGGGTGAAACCATTTACTTGCAAGGACTGCCATAAAACATTCTCTCTAAGGAAAGATCTTAACCGACATCAGAAGATTCACACcggagagaaaccattcacttgcacgGAATGCGGTAAGGGCTTCTATCTAAGGGGCAACCTTAACATCCACTACAAAATCCACACGGGGGAAAAGCCTTACGCTTGCACGGAATGTGGCAAAAGCTTCTCCGAGAAGAGCAAGCTCCGCAAACACCAAAagattcacacgggggagaaaccattcacctgcacggAATGTGGCAAGAGTTACTCTGAGAAGAGCAAACTGCTCAACCACCATAAAACCCACACGGGGGAGAACCTTTTTAACTGCACAGAATGTGGCGGAACTTTTTTAACCAAAAACTCACTTGTGCAACATCAGATGatccacaccggggagaaaccattcacctgcacggAATGCGGCAAAGGCTTCTCTACCAAGAACAGCCTGACGTCCCACGAGAGGatccacaccggggagaaacctttcacgtGTTCCGagtgtggaaaatgtttttctagGAAGTGCAACTTGAACGTCCACGAGAGAATTCACCGAAAGGAAGAAGGGAAGGAACGAAAGCGCAAGTCGTTCCCGTGCACAGAATGTGGCAAGACTTTCGCTGTAAAGAACAACCTCAAGAAACACCAGCAAATTCACTCTCTGCAGAGAACCATTGAGAGGAAAAGGAACATCATCGCCCAGCAGCACATTGGGCACGTGGGGCACGTGGGGCAGGAGCAGCAGGGACTTGCACCGGTAACTCTGTGCTGCTCTGCTATTGGAGCCTCTCAGTTATCAGAGAGCAAATTAATCACAGTGCTGTTTCTACCACAGACTTCCTAG